In Daphnia pulex isolate KAP4 chromosome 7, ASM2113471v1, one genomic interval encodes:
- the LOC124197754 gene encoding uncharacterized protein LOC124197754 isoform X3: MIQHIRISRQLLFVNKILFVFSLFGLIGAPHTNTIRAKRYFFPLFIAIDGSFTEVKVNEWKGAASNRNQEEDGSAFLVKILKNLGSDLVDSVEYGDDELTQILLSEIKDVWRRIVNSPKSLVNSGETPESLGIYMAKILFIAKDRHCESPDETYFNGQCLPISTKKRSEHCPEHMGLYDDEKNEGICDCLELTREQAKSQLRPIYSNETGVCHLQNTQGPCENGEWFVLKNTYPRCEPVPHGCPTDGRHVYWNPDNSTAKECWEIWTQGPCDKGQLLHLEQDTEELQLYCSFRLCFSVRDRFFPQTVWCMHTRFLWLNK; this comes from the exons atgattcaacATATTAGAATATCTCGTCAGTTATTATTCGTCAACAAAATcttgttcgttttttccctctttggATTAATCGGCGCACCACACACTAATACCATCCG GGCAAAAcggtatttttttccattatttattGCCATCGATGGGAGTTTCACGGAGGTGAAGGTGAATGAATGGAAAGGAGCAGCTAGTAACAGAAACCAAGAGGAAGATGGTTCCGCTTTTCTagtgaaaatattgaaaaatcttGGCTCTGATTTGGTAGATTCAGTGGAATATGGCGACGACGAACTGACCCAAATTCTCCTCAGTGAAATCAAAGATGTATGGCGACGTATAGTCAATAGCCCGAAATCGTTGGTGAATTCCGGCGAGACGCCTGAATCGCTTGGAATCTACATGGCTAAAATCCTTTTCATCGCTAA GGATAGGCATTGCGAATCACCAGACGAGACATATTTCAATGGCCAATGTCTTCCCATCAGtaccaaaaaaaggagcgaaCATTGTCCGGAGCACATGGGACTCTATGACGATGAAAAGAACGAAGGAATTTGTGACTGTCTGGAACTAACGAGAGAACAAGCGAAATCTCAACTACGGCCaatatattcaaatgaaactgGCGTCTGTCATCTGCAAAATACTCAG GGCCCCTGTGAAAATGGAGAATGGTTCGTACTGAAGAACACGTATCCGCGGTGCGAACCGGTCCCACACGGATGCCCAACTGACGGTCGGCACGTCTACTGGAATCCTGACAATTCCACGGCCAAAGAATGCTGGGAGATATGGACTCAGGGACCATGCGATAAAGGGCAACTATTACATTTGGAACAAGACACGGAAGAGTTGCAACTGTACTGCAGCTTTCGA TTATGTTTTTCGGTGCGGGATAGGTTCTTTCCGCAGACAGTTTGGTGCATGCATACCCGCTTTCTTTGGTTAAACAAATGA
- the LOC124197754 gene encoding uncharacterized protein LOC124197754 isoform X1: protein MIQHIRISRQLLFVNKILFVFSLFGLIGAPHTNTIRAKRYFFPLFIAIDGSFTEVKVNEWKGAASNRNQEEDGSAFLVKILKNLGSDLVDSVEYGDDELTQILLSEIKDVWRRIVNSPKSLVNSGETPESLGIYMAKILFIAKDRHCESPDETYFNGQCLPISTKKRSEHCPEHMGLYDDEKNEGICDCLELTREQAKSQLRPIYSNETGVCHLQNTQGPCENGEWFVLKNTYPRCEPVPHGCPTDGRHVYWNPDNSTAKECWEIWTQGPCDKGQLLHLEQDTEELQLYCSFRLAEFSISNSISYLVPYVFRCGIGSFRRQFGACIPAFFG, encoded by the exons atgattcaacATATTAGAATATCTCGTCAGTTATTATTCGTCAACAAAATcttgttcgttttttccctctttggATTAATCGGCGCACCACACACTAATACCATCCG GGCAAAAcggtatttttttccattatttattGCCATCGATGGGAGTTTCACGGAGGTGAAGGTGAATGAATGGAAAGGAGCAGCTAGTAACAGAAACCAAGAGGAAGATGGTTCCGCTTTTCTagtgaaaatattgaaaaatcttGGCTCTGATTTGGTAGATTCAGTGGAATATGGCGACGACGAACTGACCCAAATTCTCCTCAGTGAAATCAAAGATGTATGGCGACGTATAGTCAATAGCCCGAAATCGTTGGTGAATTCCGGCGAGACGCCTGAATCGCTTGGAATCTACATGGCTAAAATCCTTTTCATCGCTAA GGATAGGCATTGCGAATCACCAGACGAGACATATTTCAATGGCCAATGTCTTCCCATCAGtaccaaaaaaaggagcgaaCATTGTCCGGAGCACATGGGACTCTATGACGATGAAAAGAACGAAGGAATTTGTGACTGTCTGGAACTAACGAGAGAACAAGCGAAATCTCAACTACGGCCaatatattcaaatgaaactgGCGTCTGTCATCTGCAAAATACTCAG GGCCCCTGTGAAAATGGAGAATGGTTCGTACTGAAGAACACGTATCCGCGGTGCGAACCGGTCCCACACGGATGCCCAACTGACGGTCGGCACGTCTACTGGAATCCTGACAATTCCACGGCCAAAGAATGCTGGGAGATATGGACTCAGGGACCATGCGATAAAGGGCAACTATTACATTTGGAACAAGACACGGAAGAGTTGCAACTGTACTGCAGCTTTCGATTAGCTGAGTTCTCGATTTCAAATTCTATATCGTATCTTGTTCCTTATGTTTTTCGGTGCGGGATAGGTTCTTTCCGCAGACAGTTTGGTGCATGCATACCCGCTTTCTTTGGTTAA
- the LOC124197749 gene encoding pancreatic lipase-related protein 2-like isoform X1: MISFKTLSFFYSQNILFVVLLTEVFSVPHQAEPRKIIYSLSENGYNFTGLSYLSGIESLQRENSQVDLNQTLLATAMWHPNNTVCYEDLGCITRFSFADPLLWPINVLPDSREKINTHFTLYTREQPYDAAHFLGISAKNPNRIMATSFKATRPTKLYIHGWQSTGYQDRHKTFVERLLANHDVNVILVHWGGGANTNYAHAHANTRLVGLEVAFLVNTMMDKLGVKASDVHLIGHSLGAHTAGYAGEKIFQLGRITGLDPAGPYFRGMPPFACLDPSDALFVDAVHTDGGFLGIYRPVGHLDFYPNGGLIQPGCDPSELPTNSDESVITCSHARSIHLYSESFLSDESCQNIGYECSDNESFNKGHCTTCGSDNTQCAPFGLQANTFPIGDRINVKIFFNTGPDFPFCRYHYAVNINLAKPQEAKDHIKGKLRLSVSGDQDILRNIKLPLTYLKHGGDNTFLLTVPTNVGRVEKVNLRWKYVMTDLLDWLDGTCSLGFCNQRLYVNSVTISELNNYPEEKRIANTFKNCPQSVPGIIRNHWNLDFTTGNSCVKTLQLHFAWFPLSWFTHQLDSSTIPSR; encoded by the exons ATGATATCTTTTAAAactttgagttttttttactcccagaatattttgtttgtcgtGTTACTTACCGAAGTATTCAGTGTACCACATCAAGCAGAACCAAG aaaaattatttattcgttGTCTGAAAATGGATATAATTTCACCGGTTTGTCCTATCTTTCTGGAATTGAGTCCTTACAGCGAGAAAATTCGCAAGTTGACTTGAATCAAACTCTGTTAGCAACAGCTATGTGGCATCCAAATAATACTGTCTGCTATGAAGATCTGGGATGTATTACTCGCTTCTCGTTTGCCGACCCACTTTTGTGGCCGATTAATGTTTTGCCTGATTCGCGGGAAAAGATTAATACGCATTTCACCCTGTACACCAGAGAACAACCATACGATGCGGca CATTTCCTTGGAATATCCGCTAAAAACCCAAATCGAATAATGGCAACGTCATTCAAAGCTACTCGCCCAACGAAACTTTACATCCATGGATGGCAATCTACCGGGTACCAAGACCGTCACAAA ACCTTTGTAGAAAGATTGCTAGCAAACCATGACGTCAATGTCATTTTAGTTCACTGGGGAGGAGGAGCAAACACAAATTACGCTCACGCCCACGCTAACACTCGTCTCGTTGGCTTGGAAGTCGCATTTCTTGTCAACACCATGATG GATAAATTAGGAGTCAAAGCTTCAGATGTTCATTTGATTGGACATAGCCTGGGAGCGCACACGGCAGGCTACGccggagaaaaaatatttcagctgGGCCGAATCACAG GTTTAGATCCTGCCGGACCGTATTTTCGCGGAATGCCCCCCTTTGCTTGTTTGGATCCTTCTGACGCTCTTTTTGTTGATGCGGTTCACACCGATGGTGGTTTCTTAG GTATTTATCGCCCTGTGGGTCACCTCGATTTCTATCCTAATGGTGGTTTAATTCAGCCCGGCTGTGATCCTTCCGAATTGCCAACGAATAGCGACGAGTCAGTGATCACTTGTAGTCATGCGCGGTCCATTCACTTGTACAGCGAATCGTTTCTATCCGACGAAAGCTGCCAGAACATAGGATATGAGTGCTCTGATAACGAATCCTTCAACAAA GGTCATTGCACAACTTGCGGATCAGACAATACTCAGTGCGCACCTTTTGGTTTGCAAGCCAATACTTTCCCGATCGGCGACAGGATCAAcgtcaaaattttctttaatacCGGACCCGACTTCCCATTCTGTA GATACCACTACGCAGTCAACATCAATTTAGCTAAACCACAGGAAGCTAAGGATCACATCAAAGGGAAACTGCGATTATCTGTTAGTGGAGATCAAGACATTTTGCGAAACATTAAACT TCCGCTGACATATTTAAAACATGGGGGAGATAACACATTTCTCTTAACTGTCCCAACTAACGTGGGTCGAGTCGAAAAAGTCAATCTTCGTTGGAAGTACGTGATGACGGATTTGCTGGATTGGCTGGATGGGACTTGTTCTTTAGGATTCTGTAATCAAAGACTCTACGTCAACAGCGTTACGATTTCGGAACTAAACAACTACCCTGAAGA GAAAAGAATCGCCAACACTTTCAAGAACTGTCCGCAATCTGTGCCCGGCATCATCAGAAATCACTGGAATTTGGATTTCACCACTGGAAATAGTTGCGTGAAAACACTTCAGCTACATTTCGCATGGTTTCCGCTATCGTGGTTTACTCATCAATTAGACTCTAGCACAATTCCATCtcgctaa
- the LOC124197749 gene encoding pancreatic lipase-related protein 2-like isoform X2 has translation MAIYRVPRPSQIHWGGGANTNYAHAHANTRLVGLEVAFLVNTMMDKLGVKASDVHLIGHSLGAHTAGYAGEKIFQLGRITGLDPAGPYFRGMPPFACLDPSDALFVDAVHTDGGFLGIYRPVGHLDFYPNGGLIQPGCDPSELPTNSDESVITCSHARSIHLYSESFLSDESCQNIGYECSDNESFNKGHCTTCGSDNTQCAPFGLQANTFPIGDRINVKIFFNTGPDFPFCRYHYAVNINLAKPQEAKDHIKGKLRLSVSGDQDILRNIKLPLTYLKHGGDNTFLLTVPTNVGRVEKVNLRWKYVMTDLLDWLDGTCSLGFCNQRLYVNSVTISELNNYPEEKRIANTFKNCPQSVPGIIRNHWNLDFTTGNSCVKTLQLHFAWFPLSWFTHQLDSSTIPSR, from the exons ATGGCAATCTACCGGGTACCAAGACCGTCACAAA TTCACTGGGGAGGAGGAGCAAACACAAATTACGCTCACGCCCACGCTAACACTCGTCTCGTTGGCTTGGAAGTCGCATTTCTTGTCAACACCATGATG GATAAATTAGGAGTCAAAGCTTCAGATGTTCATTTGATTGGACATAGCCTGGGAGCGCACACGGCAGGCTACGccggagaaaaaatatttcagctgGGCCGAATCACAG GTTTAGATCCTGCCGGACCGTATTTTCGCGGAATGCCCCCCTTTGCTTGTTTGGATCCTTCTGACGCTCTTTTTGTTGATGCGGTTCACACCGATGGTGGTTTCTTAG GTATTTATCGCCCTGTGGGTCACCTCGATTTCTATCCTAATGGTGGTTTAATTCAGCCCGGCTGTGATCCTTCCGAATTGCCAACGAATAGCGACGAGTCAGTGATCACTTGTAGTCATGCGCGGTCCATTCACTTGTACAGCGAATCGTTTCTATCCGACGAAAGCTGCCAGAACATAGGATATGAGTGCTCTGATAACGAATCCTTCAACAAA GGTCATTGCACAACTTGCGGATCAGACAATACTCAGTGCGCACCTTTTGGTTTGCAAGCCAATACTTTCCCGATCGGCGACAGGATCAAcgtcaaaattttctttaatacCGGACCCGACTTCCCATTCTGTA GATACCACTACGCAGTCAACATCAATTTAGCTAAACCACAGGAAGCTAAGGATCACATCAAAGGGAAACTGCGATTATCTGTTAGTGGAGATCAAGACATTTTGCGAAACATTAAACT TCCGCTGACATATTTAAAACATGGGGGAGATAACACATTTCTCTTAACTGTCCCAACTAACGTGGGTCGAGTCGAAAAAGTCAATCTTCGTTGGAAGTACGTGATGACGGATTTGCTGGATTGGCTGGATGGGACTTGTTCTTTAGGATTCTGTAATCAAAGACTCTACGTCAACAGCGTTACGATTTCGGAACTAAACAACTACCCTGAAGA GAAAAGAATCGCCAACACTTTCAAGAACTGTCCGCAATCTGTGCCCGGCATCATCAGAAATCACTGGAATTTGGATTTCACCACTGGAAATAGTTGCGTGAAAACACTTCAGCTACATTTCGCATGGTTTCCGCTATCGTGGTTTACTCATCAATTAGACTCTAGCACAATTCCATCtcgctaa
- the LOC124197414 gene encoding uncharacterized protein LOC124197414 has product MYQDALTPASQPSLFTFVFTPHKSHERSSCTRILFHINIMSVKIEKKEGVTCVSWTLDLYVKSVNKSVTFQAESFPVHLGFPSFEISWMVKNLPEWERRGFHPQHSQEIQFCFKKVDGGRTTNVSKGDIISNHYLQPQAVWVTVDGGQFQENSKKIAKIILRKGQCDSENVRIFGCWLSGQVLFTPQAKERFTLNFFLQFENVYLSQMDSIIGLTTNYLFLQQTNCDVQFNFLLTSEQIGAHKSILSARSSVFAAMFRHDMQESNTGQVAIDEIERNVFYQLLHFIYSGRTSVPLTETTAQQLLIAADKYNVKDLKNECARFLLPYVNETTAPIMFEMAVTFNLENLKEECENVLLNDIQMSNVIDFIIWASLKSVKKVKEAALSFARLNSKTLFYTADYEKMMREYPEICLEATRRMAP; this is encoded by the coding sequence ATGTACCAGGATGCACTCACCCCAGCCAGTCAGCCATCATTgtttacatttgtttttacgCCGCACAAGTCGCATGAACGGTCAAGTTGTACCCGAATTCTTTTTCACATTAACATCATGTCggtcaaaattgaaaagaaggaaggTGTGACGTGTGTTTCTTGGACATTGGATCTTTATGTAAAGTCTGTTAATAAAAGCGTTACCTTTCAAGCAGAAAGTTTCCCAGTTCATCTGGGCTTTCCTTCCTTTGAAATTTCTTGGATGGTCAAAAATTTACCCGAATGGGAACGAAGAGGATTTCATCCGCAGCACTCGCAAGAAATCCAATTCTGTTTTAAGAAGGTTGATGGAGGTAGAACAACTAATGTTTCCAAAGGGGACATCATTTCGAATCATTACCTTCAACCTCAGGCTGTTTGGGTCACAGTTGACGGGGGtcaatttcaagaaaactCCAAGAAGATcgcaaaaattattttgagaaAAGGTCAATGTGACTCTGAAAATGTAAGAATTTTTGGGTGCTGGTTATCAGGACAAGTCTTGTTTACACCCCAAGCCAAAGAACGATTTAccttaaacttttttcttcaattcgaGAATGTTTATCTAAGTCAGATGGATTCCATCATTGGACTTACAACAAACTACTTGTTTCTTCAGCAAACAAATTGCGATGTGCAATTTAATTTCCTCCTCACTTCCGAACAAATCGGTGCCCACAAGAGCATCCTGTCAGCGAGAAGTTCTGTATTTGCAGCCATGTTCCGTCACGACATGCAAGAGTCAAACACTGGTCAAGTCGCCATTGATGAAATCGAAAGAAACGTCTTCTACCAGCTGCTTCACTTTATTTACTCGGGCCGAACGAGTGTTCCATTGACTGAAACCACCGCCCAGCAACTGTTAATAGCTGCCGACAAGTACAACGTCAAAGACCTGAAGAATGAGTGCGCCCGTTTCCTATTACCTTACGTGAATGAAACTACTGCTCCAATTATGTTTGAGATGGCTGTCACATTTAATCTCGAGAATTTAAAGGAGGAATGCGAAAATGTTCTTCTCAATGACATCCAAATGAGCAACGTCATTGACTTCATTATCTGGGCAAGTTTGAAGTCGGTCAAGAAAGTCAAGGAAGCGGCTCTTAGCTTTGCCAGACTTAACAGTAAAACCCTCTTCTATACTGCTGATTACGAGAAAATGATGCGTGAGTATCCTGAAATCTGTTTGGAGGCGACTCGTCGCATGGCACCATAA
- the LOC124197413 gene encoding cytochrome P450 4C1-like isoform X1, translated as MLEFVTLTSLIFVVLVIWYWLWECSSFVRQIDRIPGPPKVPFFGNVFGIPRDGSEFLQTLHVKWVEQYGRIYRTWRGGTAIIAISSPQYIERILTSQKNIDKSSYYAIMEPWLGNGLLLSSGDKWKKDRRLLTPAFHFQILGDFFEVFHRNADILVEQIINRLTDSEEIDIFPMMSRCTLDIISEAAMGIKVNTQTESDSEYIKSIDRVQEMTRGRFYSVLGLLPDWIYFSLTPSGRELGKHIQTLHSFTMKVLRDRKQQIENAQTDEEIDSVDDSDELTISARRRKPFLDLLLETAKLGTEKALSESDILSQVDTFMFAGHDTTSVALTWFLYCMATHPEEQERVYEELLECFGDSDRHCALEDLPHLKYLECCMKESIRLYPSVANFRRQISEQVQLGDFTLPVGASVSVQVYALHRNEEIFPDPLSFKPERFQKEQSIGRHPFAFIPFSAGPRNCIGQKYAVYEEKAILIALLRKFRFSIDKRHLPVKETHGIIMKPAGGMPLLITLR; from the exons ATGTTAGAATTTGTGACACTGACGTCGCTGATCTTCGTTGTTTTAGTCATCTGGTATTGGCTATGGGAGTGCTCCTCTTTTGTCCGGCAAATCGACCGCATTCCAGGGCCGCCTAAAGTTCCATTCTTTGGGAATGTGTTTGGAATTCCTCGAGATGGCTCAG aATTCCTCCAGACATTGCATGTTAAATGGGTTGAACAATACGGCCGCATCTACAGGACATGGAGAGGAGGAACTGCCATCATTGCGATTTCATCCCCTCAATACATAGaa cgCATCCTTACAAGCCAGAAGAATATCGACAAGAGCAGCTACTACGCTATTATGGAACCTTGGCTAGGCAATGGCTTGTTATTATCATCTG GTGACAAATGGAAAAAGGATCGCCGTCTGCTGACACCAGCGTTTCACTTTCAGATTTTGGGagatttttttgaagttttccATAGAAATGCTGATATCCTAGTGGAGCAAATTATCAACCGGTTGACAGACAGCGAggaaattgacatttttcctATGATGTCACGCTGCACCTTGGATATCATATCCg AGGCTGCCATGGGTATTAAAGTTAATACGCAAACCGAGTCGGATTCAGAGTACATCAAATCGATTGATCG AGTGCAAGAAATGACGCGAGGAAGATTTTATTCTGTCCTTGGCTTATTACCGGATTGGATTTATTTCTCGTTGACACCAAGTGGGCGAGAACTTGGTAAACACATCCAGACACTACACAGCTTCACAATGAAG GTCTTGCGCgatagaaaacaacaaattgaaaatgctCAGACGGATGAAGAAATCGACTCGGTCGATGATTCGGATGAGCTGACAATTAGCGCTC GGAGGAGGAAACCTTTTTTGGATTTATTGTTGGAAACCGCTAAACTAGGAACGGAGAAAGCTTTGAGCGAATCAGACATTCTCAGCCAAGTCGACACTTTTATGTTTGCG GGACATGATACAACGTCGGTTGCTCTCACATGGTTTTTGTATTGTATGGCAACTCATCCGGAAGAGCAG GAACGCGTCTATGAAGAACTGCTGGAATGTTTCGGCGATTCAGACCGACATTGTGCCTTGGAAGATTTGCCTCATTTGAAATATCTCGAGTGTTGCATGAAAGAGTCCATCCGCCTTTACCCTAGCGTCGCCAACTTCCGTCGACAAATCAGCGAACAAGTTCAACTGGGCGACTTTACTCTTCCGGTCGGAGCTTCGGTCAGCGTTCAGGTTTATGCGCTTCATCGTAATGAAGAAATCTTTCCAGATCCTTTGTCTTTCAAGCCGGAACGATTTCAAAAGGAGCAGAGCATTGGACGACATCCTTTTGCTTTTATTCCGTTTAGCGCCGGACCCCGGAATTGCATCG GACAGAAATATGCAGTTTACGAAGAGAAGGCTATATTAATCGCTCTCTTACGTAAATTCCGGTTCAGTATAGATAAGCGTCACCTGCCGGTCAAAGAGACTCACGGCATCATTATGAAACCGGCCGGTGGGATGCCTCTGTTAATTACGTTGCGTTAA
- the LOC124197413 gene encoding cytochrome P450 4C1-like isoform X2, with the protein MLEFVTLTSLIFVVLVIWYWLWECSSFVRQIDRIPGPPKVPFFGNVFGIPRDGSEFLQTLHVKWVEQYGRIYRTWRGGTAIIAISSPQYIERILTSQKNIDKSSYYAIMEPWLGNGLLLSSGDKWKKDRRLLTPAFHFQILGDFFEVFHRNADILVEQIINRLTDSEEIDIFPMMSRCTLDIISEAAMGIKVNTQTESDSEYIKSIDRVQEMTRGRFYSVLGLLPDWIYFSLTPSGRELGKHIQTLHSFTMKVLRDRKQQIENAQTDEEIDSVDDSDELTISARRRKPFLDLLLETAKLGTEKALSESDILSQVDTFMFAGHDTTSVALTWFLYCMATHPEEQERVYEELLECFGDSDRHCALEDLPHLKYLECCMKESIRLYPSVANFRRQISEQVQLGDFTLPVGASVSVQVYALHRNEEIFPDPLSFKPERFQKEQSIGRHPFAFIPFSAGPRNCIGKLYSEMV; encoded by the exons ATGTTAGAATTTGTGACACTGACGTCGCTGATCTTCGTTGTTTTAGTCATCTGGTATTGGCTATGGGAGTGCTCCTCTTTTGTCCGGCAAATCGACCGCATTCCAGGGCCGCCTAAAGTTCCATTCTTTGGGAATGTGTTTGGAATTCCTCGAGATGGCTCAG aATTCCTCCAGACATTGCATGTTAAATGGGTTGAACAATACGGCCGCATCTACAGGACATGGAGAGGAGGAACTGCCATCATTGCGATTTCATCCCCTCAATACATAGaa cgCATCCTTACAAGCCAGAAGAATATCGACAAGAGCAGCTACTACGCTATTATGGAACCTTGGCTAGGCAATGGCTTGTTATTATCATCTG GTGACAAATGGAAAAAGGATCGCCGTCTGCTGACACCAGCGTTTCACTTTCAGATTTTGGGagatttttttgaagttttccATAGAAATGCTGATATCCTAGTGGAGCAAATTATCAACCGGTTGACAGACAGCGAggaaattgacatttttcctATGATGTCACGCTGCACCTTGGATATCATATCCg AGGCTGCCATGGGTATTAAAGTTAATACGCAAACCGAGTCGGATTCAGAGTACATCAAATCGATTGATCG AGTGCAAGAAATGACGCGAGGAAGATTTTATTCTGTCCTTGGCTTATTACCGGATTGGATTTATTTCTCGTTGACACCAAGTGGGCGAGAACTTGGTAAACACATCCAGACACTACACAGCTTCACAATGAAG GTCTTGCGCgatagaaaacaacaaattgaaaatgctCAGACGGATGAAGAAATCGACTCGGTCGATGATTCGGATGAGCTGACAATTAGCGCTC GGAGGAGGAAACCTTTTTTGGATTTATTGTTGGAAACCGCTAAACTAGGAACGGAGAAAGCTTTGAGCGAATCAGACATTCTCAGCCAAGTCGACACTTTTATGTTTGCG GGACATGATACAACGTCGGTTGCTCTCACATGGTTTTTGTATTGTATGGCAACTCATCCGGAAGAGCAG GAACGCGTCTATGAAGAACTGCTGGAATGTTTCGGCGATTCAGACCGACATTGTGCCTTGGAAGATTTGCCTCATTTGAAATATCTCGAGTGTTGCATGAAAGAGTCCATCCGCCTTTACCCTAGCGTCGCCAACTTCCGTCGACAAATCAGCGAACAAGTTCAACTGGGCGACTTTACTCTTCCGGTCGGAGCTTCGGTCAGCGTTCAGGTTTATGCGCTTCATCGTAATGAAGAAATCTTTCCAGATCCTTTGTCTTTCAAGCCGGAACGATTTCAAAAGGAGCAGAGCATTGGACGACATCCTTTTGCTTTTATTCCGTTTAGCGCCGGACCCCGGAATTGCATCGGTAAACTTTATTCAGAAATGG TATAG